The Hymenobacter sp. 5317J-9 genome has a window encoding:
- a CDS encoding sensor histidine kinase, giving the protein MLLLVLGLVWFVVRYQRGQLRQQQEVAQLQEAAQQQALAAALVAQEDERQRIAGELHDGVGTILALAKLHLFAPGSPPSPEASALIDQAVAEVRRISRNLQPATLQQLGLTQALRALVQAVPADHGPDVRLEQDGHLGRLIPPHELMVYRIAQELLTNGLLHAQAAHIVLRVGASPGLLTLTYSDDGQGFDLAALEELPPPGPHGQPVGMGLINLRSRVAVLGGQLHYQSQPGAGTRVEAILPVTLLPTGTPAPTFTLNT; this is encoded by the coding sequence TTGCTCCTGCTCGTGCTTGGGCTGGTGTGGTTTGTGGTACGCTACCAACGGGGACAGCTGCGCCAGCAACAAGAGGTGGCGCAGCTGCAGGAGGCCGCCCAGCAGCAGGCCCTGGCCGCCGCGCTGGTGGCGCAGGAAGACGAGCGCCAGCGCATTGCCGGCGAGCTGCACGATGGCGTGGGCACCATTCTGGCCCTGGCCAAGCTGCACTTGTTTGCGCCGGGCAGCCCGCCCTCGCCCGAAGCCAGCGCCCTCATCGACCAGGCTGTGGCCGAGGTGCGGCGCATTTCGCGCAACCTGCAGCCCGCCACCCTGCAGCAGCTGGGCCTGACGCAGGCATTGCGGGCGCTGGTGCAGGCCGTGCCCGCCGACCACGGCCCGGATGTGCGCCTGGAGCAGGACGGCCACCTGGGTCGCCTCATTCCGCCGCACGAGCTCATGGTGTACCGCATTGCCCAGGAGCTGCTCACCAACGGCCTGCTACACGCCCAGGCGGCGCACATTGTGCTGCGCGTGGGCGCCAGCCCCGGCCTGCTCACCCTCACGTATTCCGACGACGGCCAGGGCTTCGACCTGGCCGCCCTGGAGGAACTGCCCCCGCCCGGCCCGCACGGACAGCCGGTGGGCATGGGCCTCATCAACCTGCGCAGCCGAGTGGCCGTCTTGGGCGGCCAGTTGCACTACCAGTCCCAGCCCGGCGCGGGCACCCGCGTCGAGGCCATTTTACCCGTTACGCTGCTGCCCACGGGCACGCCGGCGCCTACTTTCACGCTCAACACATGA
- a CDS encoding response regulator transcription factor, producing the protein MTSSSASSAAAVPVRLAIVDDHILFRKGLRALLSGYAGIEVICEAGNGQELLELLDQGSRPNVVLMDMQMPILDGLQTTRLLRTQFPNVRVVIISMHDDPSLVTTVLAEGAHSYLVKNTSPEEMRSAVLAAAAAGNR; encoded by the coding sequence ATGACCTCCTCCTCCGCCTCCTCGGCCGCGGCTGTGCCCGTGCGCCTGGCCATCGTCGACGACCACATTCTGTTCCGCAAGGGCCTGCGGGCGCTGCTGAGCGGCTACGCAGGCATCGAAGTAATATGCGAAGCCGGCAACGGCCAGGAGTTGCTCGAGTTGCTCGACCAGGGCAGCCGCCCCAACGTGGTGCTTATGGACATGCAAATGCCCATCCTCGACGGCCTGCAAACCACCCGCCTGCTGCGCACCCAGTTCCCGAACGTGCGCGTGGTCATCATCTCCATGCACGACGACCCGTCGCTGGTGACCACCGTGCTGGCCGAAGGTGCGCACAGCTACCTCGTCAAAAACACCTCGCCGGAAGAAATGCGCAGTGCCGTGCTGGCCGCCGCCGCCGCGGGAAACCGGTAG
- a CDS encoding TonB-dependent receptor, whose amino-acid sequence MKHFVTVLFAGLLSLPAMAQTTFSIRGRVLDKVTGETLPGATVQVTGNGQNTGSGADADGGYKIANLPAGTYTVQASFIGYKPATQTVKITTQSVVATFGLSSDNASLEEVTVVAAQAQERSTPVAFSAVNEVKLRETLSNRDLPMILNETPGVYATQSGGGTGDSRINVRGFDQRNVAVLINGVPVNDMENGNVFWSNWDLGDVTKSLQVQRGLSASKIAVPSVGGTINVLTKGFDDKKSVLARVEGGSNNYQKYSLMLSSGQLKGDWAVTVYGSRRTSDGWVDKAFDDAWTYFGNVSKRLGKHSLSLTALGSPQKHGQRSFPVAVSTTSYEKARELGISQLRFDKYGDRGFKYNPYWGTLDRYTINNGVKTSNGQEVLNERTNFYHKPQINLNDLWQVNNKLFISTVLYASYGTGGGSSGLTSGNSTTISQNNITGQTDFQKIYDDNYNSPSNPTRKATQFLINSVNSHRWYGFVVGGDYLLSDKLTLSAGLDGRDYTGLHYREIRDLVGADYALAPAAGRDQNADPNKKLYVGDKLGYNYDGRTRWLGGYSQLEYKTPLLSAVISGTLSQVSYKRIDYYQKVRSDGSPVSTDWTSFTGFSVKGGANYNLTEHDNVFFNVGYNSKVPFFNLLYTNQGRKYDNVKPEGISSAEIGYGISYPSLKVTLNAYYTLWANKTTTSVSTATGEAIYSNVRNVNARHAGVELSVAQEISRRLQLNAAISLGDWRWTGKGLLNQTKEDGSFVNPDVVDQPVYLDGVHVGDAAQNQFQIGLRYEPFRGAYIRPSFLLFTKYYADFNPETIIDQATSTDSYRLPTSRNLDIHFGYDFKPVLKDRLRLGIKGSVLNVLNEYYFTDVSNRSNSNSSSLDLLQAFFNRGRTFTLGLSATL is encoded by the coding sequence ATGAAGCACTTTGTTACTGTCCTTTTTGCCGGGTTGCTTTCCCTGCCGGCCATGGCGCAAACCACGTTTTCCATCCGCGGGCGGGTCTTGGATAAGGTGACGGGCGAAACCCTGCCCGGCGCCACCGTGCAAGTCACCGGCAACGGCCAGAACACCGGCAGCGGCGCCGATGCCGACGGCGGCTACAAAATCGCGAACCTGCCCGCCGGCACCTACACCGTGCAGGCCAGCTTCATCGGCTACAAGCCGGCCACCCAAACCGTCAAAATCACGACCCAAAGCGTGGTGGCCACCTTCGGCCTGAGCTCCGACAACGCGAGCCTGGAAGAAGTGACCGTGGTGGCGGCCCAGGCCCAAGAGCGCTCTACGCCCGTGGCCTTCTCGGCCGTGAACGAGGTGAAGCTGCGCGAGACCCTCTCCAACCGCGACCTGCCGATGATTCTCAACGAGACGCCCGGCGTGTACGCCACCCAGAGCGGTGGCGGCACCGGCGACTCGCGCATCAACGTGCGCGGCTTCGACCAGCGCAACGTGGCCGTGCTCATCAACGGCGTGCCCGTGAACGACATGGAAAACGGCAACGTGTTCTGGAGCAACTGGGACCTGGGCGACGTCACGAAGTCCTTGCAGGTGCAGCGCGGCCTGTCGGCGTCCAAGATTGCCGTGCCCTCGGTGGGCGGCACCATCAACGTGCTTACCAAGGGCTTCGACGACAAGAAGTCGGTGCTGGCCCGCGTGGAAGGCGGCTCCAACAACTACCAGAAGTATTCGCTCATGCTGAGCAGCGGCCAGCTGAAGGGTGACTGGGCCGTGACGGTATATGGGTCGCGCCGCACCTCCGACGGCTGGGTCGATAAGGCCTTTGATGACGCCTGGACGTATTTCGGCAACGTGAGCAAGCGCCTGGGCAAGCACAGCCTGTCGCTCACGGCCCTGGGCTCGCCCCAGAAGCACGGCCAACGCTCGTTTCCCGTGGCGGTGAGCACGACGTCGTACGAGAAGGCCCGCGAGCTGGGTATCTCCCAGCTTCGCTTCGATAAGTACGGCGACCGGGGCTTCAAGTACAACCCCTACTGGGGCACGCTGGACCGCTACACCATCAACAACGGCGTGAAAACCAGCAACGGGCAGGAAGTGCTGAACGAGCGCACCAACTTCTACCACAAGCCCCAGATTAACCTCAACGATTTGTGGCAGGTGAACAACAAGCTGTTCATTTCCACGGTGCTGTATGCCTCGTATGGCACCGGCGGCGGCAGCAGCGGCCTCACCAGCGGCAACTCCACCACCATCAGCCAGAACAACATCACCGGCCAGACGGACTTCCAGAAAATCTACGACGACAACTACAACAGCCCTTCCAACCCCACGCGCAAAGCCACGCAGTTCCTGATTAACAGCGTGAACAGCCACCGTTGGTACGGCTTCGTGGTGGGCGGCGACTACCTGCTGAGCGACAAGTTGACGCTGTCGGCCGGCCTGGACGGCCGCGATTACACCGGCCTGCACTACCGCGAAATCCGCGACCTGGTGGGCGCCGACTACGCCCTGGCCCCCGCCGCTGGCCGCGACCAGAACGCCGACCCCAACAAAAAGCTGTACGTGGGCGACAAGCTGGGCTACAACTACGACGGCCGCACCCGCTGGCTAGGCGGCTACTCGCAACTCGAATATAAGACGCCGCTGCTCTCGGCCGTTATCAGCGGCACGCTCTCGCAGGTGAGCTACAAGCGCATCGACTACTACCAGAAAGTGCGGTCCGACGGCAGCCCCGTGTCGACGGACTGGACCAGCTTCACGGGCTTCAGCGTGAAGGGCGGAGCCAACTACAACCTGACCGAGCACGACAACGTGTTCTTCAACGTAGGCTACAACAGCAAGGTGCCGTTTTTCAACCTGCTCTACACTAACCAGGGCCGCAAGTACGACAACGTGAAGCCCGAAGGCATTTCGAGCGCTGAAATTGGCTACGGCATCAGCTACCCCAGCCTGAAAGTGACCCTGAACGCCTACTACACGTTGTGGGCCAACAAAACCACCACTTCGGTATCGACGGCCACCGGCGAGGCCATCTACAGCAACGTGCGCAACGTGAACGCCCGGCACGCTGGCGTGGAACTGAGCGTGGCCCAGGAAATCAGCCGCCGCCTGCAGCTGAACGCGGCCATCTCGCTCGGCGACTGGCGCTGGACCGGCAAGGGCCTGCTCAACCAGACCAAGGAAGACGGCTCCTTCGTGAACCCCGACGTGGTGGACCAGCCCGTGTACCTCGACGGCGTGCACGTGGGCGACGCGGCCCAGAACCAGTTCCAGATTGGCCTGCGCTACGAGCCTTTCCGCGGCGCCTACATCCGGCCCTCGTTCCTGCTCTTCACCAAGTACTACGCCGACTTCAACCCCGAAACCATCATCGACCAGGCCACCAGCACCGACTCGTACCGCTTGCCCACCTCGCGCAACCTCGACATTCACTTCGGCTACGATTTCAAGCCCGTGCTCAAGGACCGGCTGCGCCTGGGCATCAAAGGCTCGGTGCTGAACGTGCTGAACGAGTACTACTTCACCGACGTGTCGAACCGCTCCAACTCCAACAGCAGCAGCCTCGACCTGCTGCAGGCCTTCTTCAACCGTGGCCGCACCTTCACCCTCGGCCTTTCGGCCACGCTGTAG
- a CDS encoding MGMT family protein, with translation MKPTAQNPPEPRNFFQDVHEVARLIPRGRVSTYGAIAHYLGARHGARTVGYAMMAAHTADQFVPAHRVVNRLGHLTGRLHYATPFAMQEALEAEGIRVEEDRVIGFQKLFWDPSTELA, from the coding sequence ATGAAGCCCACCGCCCAAAACCCGCCCGAGCCGCGCAATTTTTTTCAGGACGTGCACGAAGTGGCCCGCCTCATTCCGCGGGGCCGGGTAAGTACCTACGGCGCCATTGCCCATTACCTCGGCGCCCGGCACGGCGCCCGCACCGTGGGCTACGCCATGATGGCCGCCCACACCGCCGACCAGTTCGTGCCCGCCCACCGCGTGGTGAATCGCCTGGGCCACCTCACCGGCCGCCTGCACTACGCCACGCCCTTCGCCATGCAGGAAGCCCTCGAAGCCGAAGGCATTCGGGTGGAGGAGGACCGGGTGATAGGCTTCCAGAAGCTGTTCTGGGACCCCAGTACCGAGCTGGCTTAA
- a CDS encoding efflux RND transporter periplasmic adaptor subunit: MPLENTTVASPKNWETTSTPAPTAAPPPAQPDPETPPSKGRSWLGWLIAALLIAALVFVKMKYFPSNTAGDKKGGDKGAAGKGGAAGKGGKGGGGALPVQVYVVKATNLTDEVAATGSVLPEESVVIKSELSGKITSLNIKEGQSVSKGQLLFSINADEAQAAIRKQEYNIKLFQDQERRQRILLDKEYISAQEYEQSNNQLLTARADLQALRATLSKAYVRAPFAGVLGLTTATVGTYVSPGAEITTLSRVKPVKIDFAVPGRFATNVKVGDVVSVLDEATSKKYDAKVYAIDPQIDPVSRTQPVRARYANSNNELRPGAFVRVNLQLGETTSALQVPTESVIPEASGYSVYTVKNNKMVPKKVKIGIRSDKVIQITDGLAVGDTVLRTGILQVKPGDAVKVTK; encoded by the coding sequence ATGCCATTGGAAAACACCACCGTTGCCTCGCCCAAAAACTGGGAAACCACTTCTACCCCCGCCCCCACCGCGGCGCCCCCGCCCGCGCAGCCCGACCCTGAAACGCCGCCCTCCAAGGGCCGCAGTTGGCTGGGGTGGCTGATTGCGGCGCTGCTCATTGCGGCGCTGGTGTTTGTAAAAATGAAGTACTTCCCCAGCAACACCGCCGGCGATAAGAAGGGCGGCGACAAGGGCGCGGCCGGCAAAGGCGGTGCCGCCGGCAAGGGCGGCAAAGGCGGCGGCGGCGCGCTCCCCGTGCAGGTATATGTAGTGAAAGCCACCAACCTCACCGACGAAGTGGCCGCCACGGGCTCGGTGCTGCCCGAGGAATCGGTGGTCATCAAAAGCGAGTTGTCGGGTAAAATCACCAGCCTCAACATCAAGGAGGGCCAGTCGGTGAGCAAGGGCCAGCTGCTGTTCAGCATCAACGCCGACGAGGCCCAGGCGGCCATTCGCAAGCAGGAATACAACATCAAACTGTTTCAGGACCAGGAGCGTCGCCAGCGCATTCTGCTCGATAAGGAGTACATCAGCGCTCAGGAGTATGAGCAGTCCAACAACCAGCTGCTTACGGCCCGGGCCGACCTGCAGGCCCTGCGCGCCACGCTGTCGAAGGCCTACGTGCGGGCACCCTTTGCCGGCGTGCTGGGCCTGACCACCGCCACGGTGGGCACCTACGTGAGCCCCGGCGCCGAAATCACGACGCTCTCGCGGGTGAAGCCGGTGAAAATTGACTTTGCCGTGCCAGGCCGCTTTGCCACCAACGTGAAAGTGGGCGACGTAGTGAGCGTGCTCGACGAAGCCACCAGCAAGAAATACGACGCCAAAGTTTACGCCATCGACCCGCAGATTGACCCCGTGAGCCGCACCCAGCCGGTGCGCGCCCGCTATGCCAACTCCAACAATGAACTGCGCCCCGGCGCCTTCGTGCGCGTGAATCTGCAGCTGGGCGAAACCACCTCGGCCCTGCAGGTACCCACCGAATCGGTGATTCCAGAGGCCAGTGGCTACAGCGTATACACGGTGAAGAACAACAAGATGGTGCCGAAGAAAGTGAAAATCGGTATCCGCTCTGACAAGGTTATTCAGATAACCGACGGCCTGGCCGTGGGCGACACCGTGCTGCGCACCGGCATCCTGCAGGTGAAGCCCGGCGACGCCGTGAAAGTGACGAAGTAA
- a CDS encoding efflux RND transporter permease subunit, whose product MSLSSTSINRPVLAIVMSLVIIIFGVIGFRYLSIREYPSVDPPIITVQATYTGASADVMQGQVTEPLEEALNGIAGIKNLTSNSRDGRTQITVEFDLDADLESAANDVRDKVSGAQGRLPRDIDPPVVSKANADSQPIVMTYLSSNQRTLLELTDYANNTLKERIQTIPGVSEVRVYGERKYSMRLWLDPVKLAALRVSPVEVQAALTRENVELPSGAVQGEATQLTLRTMGRLSTVEDFNNLIIRKDEVSLIRLSDIGYAELYPENDQTIFKVNGVPMVGLAVIPQPGSNQIDIATEFNKRIKLYAKDLPKDLVLKPGFDNSVFIQKSISEVEHTIIEAFVLVVIIIFLFLRDWRSTIIPVVAIPVSLVGIFFVMYLLNFSINVLTLLAIVLAIGLVVDDAIVVLENIYSRIEEGEDPKTAAIKGSEEILMAVVSTTVVLAAVFLPVVFLTGITGRLFREFGIVVAGSVLISAFVSLTLTPMMCSKLLKRQETHNWFYRKTEPFFEKMINAYQNSLKTFLSNRWLAWVMIVVTGGSIYFFMKSLPSELAPIEDRSRISINSTGPEGASFEFMDRYMAQVTKLSMDSTGEKNLNSVFAVTSPGFGGGSNSGIARVLLVEADQREKSQDDVAKSITNGVKRLTAARTSVSQDQSIGGGGGGLPVQFVVQNQNFDKLRTAVPKFLDLARQDPTFQFVDVNLKFNKPELRVNIDREKAQSLGISVQSISQTLQAGLSGQRYGYFIRNGKQYQIIGQVAREDRNQPLDVRLLSVKNDKGELVQLDNVIRLEESSTPPQLYRFNRYNSATFSASLAPGKTLGDGIAAMRAIAEKNLDDTFTTELAGTSRDFEESSSSLLFAFGLALVLIYLVLAAQFESFRDPVVIMITVPLALSGALLSLWYFNQTLNLFSQIGIIMLIGLVTKNGILIVEFANQRVEKENVDYMTGLIEGATARFRPILMTSLCAILGILPIAIATGAGALSRRAMGIGVVGGLFFATALTLYVVPVMYSYFATAKKHKPKVAEANAEAVTA is encoded by the coding sequence ATGAGCCTTTCTTCAACCAGTATTAACCGGCCGGTGCTTGCCATTGTGATGAGCCTGGTCATCATCATTTTTGGCGTCATCGGCTTCCGCTACCTCAGCATTCGGGAATACCCGAGTGTGGACCCGCCCATCATTACGGTGCAGGCCACGTACACCGGAGCCTCGGCCGACGTGATGCAGGGCCAAGTGACCGAGCCGCTTGAAGAAGCCTTGAATGGCATTGCGGGCATCAAGAACCTGACCTCGAACAGCCGCGACGGCCGCACCCAGATTACGGTAGAATTTGACCTTGACGCCGACCTGGAAAGCGCCGCCAACGACGTGCGCGACAAAGTGTCGGGCGCTCAGGGCCGCCTGCCGCGCGACATCGACCCGCCCGTGGTGAGCAAGGCCAACGCCGACTCCCAGCCCATTGTGATGACCTACCTGAGCAGCAACCAGCGCACCCTGCTGGAGCTGACGGACTACGCCAACAACACGCTCAAGGAACGCATCCAGACCATTCCGGGCGTGTCGGAAGTGCGCGTGTACGGCGAACGCAAATACTCCATGCGCCTGTGGCTCGACCCCGTGAAACTGGCCGCGCTGCGCGTGAGCCCGGTGGAGGTGCAGGCCGCCCTCACCCGCGAAAACGTGGAGCTGCCCAGCGGCGCCGTGCAGGGCGAAGCCACCCAGCTCACGCTGCGCACCATGGGCCGCCTGAGCACGGTAGAAGATTTCAACAACCTGATTATCCGGAAGGACGAAGTTTCACTGATTCGTTTGTCCGACATCGGCTACGCCGAGCTTTACCCCGAAAACGACCAGACCATCTTCAAAGTAAACGGCGTGCCCATGGTGGGCTTGGCCGTAATTCCGCAGCCGGGCTCGAACCAGATTGACATCGCCACCGAGTTCAACAAGCGCATCAAGCTCTACGCCAAGGACCTGCCCAAGGACCTGGTGCTGAAGCCGGGCTTCGACAACTCGGTCTTCATTCAGAAGTCCATCAGCGAGGTGGAGCACACCATCATCGAAGCTTTTGTGCTGGTGGTCATCATCATTTTCCTGTTTTTGCGCGACTGGCGCTCCACCATCATTCCGGTGGTGGCTATTCCGGTGTCGCTGGTGGGCATTTTCTTCGTGATGTACCTGCTGAATTTCTCCATCAACGTGCTCACGCTGCTGGCCATCGTGCTGGCCATTGGCCTGGTGGTGGATGACGCCATTGTGGTGCTGGAGAATATCTACTCCAGGATTGAAGAGGGCGAAGACCCCAAAACGGCGGCCATCAAGGGTTCCGAGGAAATCCTGATGGCGGTGGTGAGCACCACGGTGGTGCTGGCGGCGGTGTTTCTGCCGGTGGTGTTCCTCACGGGCATCACGGGGCGCCTGTTCCGCGAGTTCGGCATCGTGGTGGCGGGCTCGGTGCTGATTTCGGCCTTCGTGTCGCTCACGCTCACGCCCATGATGTGCTCGAAGCTACTGAAGCGCCAGGAAACGCACAACTGGTTCTACCGCAAAACCGAGCCCTTCTTCGAGAAGATGATAAACGCCTACCAGAACAGCCTGAAAACCTTTCTGAGCAACCGCTGGCTGGCCTGGGTAATGATTGTGGTGACGGGCGGCAGCATCTACTTCTTCATGAAATCCCTGCCCTCGGAGCTGGCCCCCATCGAAGACCGCAGCCGCATCAGCATCAACTCGACCGGGCCGGAAGGCGCTTCGTTTGAGTTCATGGACCGCTACATGGCCCAGGTCACGAAGCTGTCGATGGACTCGACGGGCGAAAAAAATCTGAACAGCGTGTTTGCCGTCACCTCGCCGGGTTTTGGGGGCGGCTCCAATTCGGGCATTGCCCGGGTGCTGCTGGTGGAAGCCGACCAGCGCGAAAAGTCGCAGGACGACGTGGCCAAAAGCATCACCAACGGGGTGAAGCGCCTAACGGCGGCTCGCACGTCCGTATCGCAAGACCAGAGCATTGGCGGCGGCGGGGGCGGCTTGCCGGTGCAGTTTGTGGTGCAAAACCAGAATTTTGACAAGCTGCGCACGGCCGTGCCCAAGTTTCTGGACCTGGCCCGGCAAGACCCCACCTTCCAGTTTGTGGACGTGAACCTGAAGTTCAACAAGCCCGAGCTGCGCGTGAACATCGACCGCGAGAAAGCCCAGAGCCTGGGCATTTCGGTGCAAAGCATCTCGCAAACGCTGCAGGCCGGCCTGAGCGGCCAGCGCTACGGCTACTTCATCCGCAACGGCAAGCAGTACCAGATTATCGGCCAGGTGGCGCGCGAAGACCGCAACCAGCCGCTGGACGTGCGCCTGCTGTCGGTGAAAAACGACAAGGGCGAGCTGGTGCAGCTCGACAACGTGATTCGGCTGGAGGAAAGCAGCACGCCGCCCCAGCTCTACCGCTTCAACCGCTACAACTCGGCCACGTTCTCGGCCTCGCTGGCGCCGGGCAAAACCCTCGGCGACGGCATTGCGGCCATGCGCGCCATTGCCGAGAAGAACCTCGACGACACTTTCACCACTGAGCTGGCCGGCACCTCGCGCGACTTCGAAGAAAGCTCCTCTTCCCTCCTCTTCGCCTTCGGCCTAGCCCTGGTGCTGATTTACCTGGTGCTGGCCGCGCAGTTCGAGAGCTTCCGCGACCCGGTGGTGATTATGATTACGGTGCCGCTGGCCCTCTCTGGCGCCTTGCTCAGCCTGTGGTACTTCAACCAGACGCTCAACTTGTTCTCGCAAATTGGCATCATCATGCTGATTGGCCTCGTGACGAAAAATGGCATTCTCATCGTGGAATTTGCCAACCAGCGCGTGGAGAAAGAAAACGTGGACTACATGACCGGGCTAATTGAAGGCGCCACGGCCCGCTTCCGCCCCATTCTGATGACCTCGCTGTGCGCCATTCTGGGCATTTTGCCCATTGCCATTGCCACCGGCGCGGGCGCGCTCAGCCGGCGGGCGATGGGCATTGGCGTGGTGGGTGGCCTGTTTTTCGCCACGGCGCTCACGCTGTACGTGGTGCCGGTGATGTACTCCTATTTCGCCACGGCCAAGAAACACAAGCCTAAAGTGGCCGAAGCCAATGCCGAAGCCGTGACGGCTTAG
- a CDS encoding TolC family protein: protein MKRLPLLIFVLGPLLSYAQVPKSSLPKGGLPASRPSQLARPASVAAAPPLSLQQAVAEALQHNFGILLARQDEAIAQNNVTRGNAGQLPSLTGNLTRTFNNNNINQKFGENDPRIVNGATSNAFNSNVTLGWTVFDGFGMFIAYDRLKTLRQQQQQITRATVEETVETVTNAYYDVVRQAGKITSLEAALKIGQARIDLTQAQVDVGVAAKVEVLTARVDYNADRSLFLQQQQALAAAKIRLNNLLGRNTREDFSPSDSLTVTRDLNEAAITEGIKTRNPRLAQARLGTEVATYDRRLARSARFPRIGLVSGYGLTRNVNNAAFAGTVLTSSVNQVQGLNYGITASVPIFDGFNLRRQEQNARVVEEQSKISLDQVSLQLDADAATAFAQYQNFLQLLDLEEANIQLARQNVDIALERYRLGLLTPLALREAQRTQLDAETRLLDIRYSAKQAEIQLRRLSGDLVQAQ from the coding sequence ATGAAACGATTACCGCTTCTCATTTTTGTTCTTGGCCCGCTGCTCAGCTACGCGCAGGTGCCCAAAAGCAGCTTGCCCAAGGGCGGCTTGCCCGCGTCGCGCCCGAGCCAACTGGCTCGGCCGGCCAGCGTGGCGGCGGCCCCGCCGCTGTCGTTGCAGCAAGCCGTAGCAGAAGCCCTGCAGCACAACTTCGGTATTTTGCTGGCGCGGCAGGACGAGGCCATTGCCCAAAACAACGTGACGCGCGGCAACGCCGGCCAGCTGCCCAGCCTGACCGGCAACCTGACCCGCACGTTCAACAACAACAACATCAACCAGAAATTTGGCGAAAACGACCCGCGCATTGTGAACGGCGCCACGTCCAACGCCTTCAACAGCAACGTGACGCTGGGCTGGACGGTGTTCGACGGCTTCGGCATGTTCATCGCCTACGACCGGCTGAAAACCCTGCGCCAGCAGCAGCAGCAAATCACGCGCGCCACGGTGGAAGAAACCGTGGAAACCGTGACCAACGCCTACTACGACGTGGTGCGCCAAGCCGGCAAAATCACCTCCCTGGAAGCCGCCCTCAAGATTGGCCAGGCACGCATCGACCTCACCCAGGCGCAGGTTGACGTGGGCGTGGCCGCCAAAGTGGAAGTGCTGACGGCCCGCGTGGACTACAACGCCGACCGCAGCCTGTTTCTGCAGCAGCAGCAGGCCCTGGCCGCCGCCAAAATCCGGCTGAATAACCTGCTGGGCCGCAATACCCGCGAGGATTTCTCCCCCAGCGACAGCCTGACCGTGACGCGCGACCTCAACGAAGCGGCCATCACCGAAGGCATCAAAACCCGTAACCCGCGGCTGGCGCAGGCCCGCCTCGGCACCGAAGTGGCCACCTACGACCGCCGGCTGGCCCGGTCGGCGCGCTTTCCGCGCATCGGGCTGGTGTCGGGCTACGGCCTCACGCGCAACGTCAACAACGCCGCTTTTGCCGGCACGGTGCTCACCTCCAGCGTGAACCAAGTGCAGGGGCTGAACTACGGCATTACGGCCTCGGTGCCCATTTTTGACGGCTTCAACCTGCGCCGCCAGGAGCAAAACGCCCGCGTGGTGGAAGAGCAAAGCAAAATCAGCCTCGACCAGGTGAGCCTGCAACTCGACGCCGACGCCGCCACGGCGTTTGCCCAATACCAGAACTTCCTGCAGCTACTCGACCTCGAAGAAGCCAACATCCAGCTGGCCCGTCAGAATGTGGACATTGCGCTGGAGCGCTACCGCCTGGGCCTGCTCACGCCCCTGGCCCTGCGCGAAGCCCAGCGCACCCAGCTCGACGCCGAAACCCGCCTGCTCGACATTCGCTATTCGGCCAAACAAGCCGAAATCCAGCTGCGCCGCCTGAGCGGCGACTTGGTGCAGGCGCAGTAA
- a CDS encoding T9SS type A sorting domain-containing protein, protein MSLFVSLAASLTSLAQPQHRPDGRPGNPEVKAYVAANVTPVLRQQRQKLEPQLAAEDRAQLATYRTQLKALQAQGQALRQSLRPAGTPTDQRPQLTDAQREQMHQLHRETRGVMLKVFEMAQKYESAIAALAAELQPQKEKWNTEMQAIVRKNATPEQQEHMARFGGSGHGHGGQPQFFQAARFLLMDASAPVAAAEPTLGATSFYPNPAAATTQMEYEVKKAGPVSVDLLDATGNKLRTIFTEAQAEKGNHTQQLDLHDLPAGTYFYRITTKSGSETKRFVKE, encoded by the coding sequence ATGTCGCTGTTTGTCTCGCTGGCCGCCAGCCTGACGAGCCTCGCCCAGCCCCAGCACCGGCCCGATGGTCGGCCCGGCAACCCCGAAGTAAAGGCCTACGTGGCGGCCAACGTGACACCCGTGCTGCGGCAGCAGCGCCAGAAGCTGGAGCCCCAGCTCGCCGCCGAAGACCGGGCCCAACTGGCTACCTATCGCACGCAGCTGAAAGCGCTACAGGCCCAGGGGCAGGCTCTGCGCCAAAGCCTGCGCCCCGCCGGCACGCCTACCGACCAGCGCCCTCAGTTGACCGACGCCCAGCGCGAGCAAATGCACCAACTGCACCGTGAAACCCGTGGCGTTATGCTGAAGGTGTTCGAGATGGCGCAGAAATACGAAAGTGCCATTGCAGCGCTGGCCGCTGAGCTGCAGCCGCAAAAGGAGAAATGGAACACTGAAATGCAAGCCATCGTCCGCAAAAACGCTACGCCCGAGCAGCAGGAGCACATGGCTCGCTTCGGGGGAAGCGGGCATGGCCACGGCGGTCAGCCGCAGTTTTTCCAGGCTGCCAGGTTCCTGCTGATGGATGCCAGCGCCCCGGTCGCCGCGGCCGAGCCCACGCTGGGAGCCACCAGCTTCTACCCAAACCCCGCCGCCGCCACCACCCAAATGGAGTACGAGGTGAAAAAAGCCGGCCCCGTGTCAGTCGATTTGCTCGATGCCACCGGCAACAAGCTGCGTACGATTTTTACCGAAGCGCAGGCTGAAAAAGGGAATCACACCCAACAGCTCGATTTGCACGACCTGCCCGCCGGCACGTATTTCTACAGAATCACGACCAAATCGGGCAGCGAAACCAAGCGGTTTGTGAAGGAGTAA